The following are from one region of the Rosistilla carotiformis genome:
- a CDS encoding AI-2E family transporter — protein MIARRFAPQRLPSRRLDLLLTLSIFLCLCLSLCGLGWFFLPPLIHEGKSLVVQMKDTTAAEVQNTLLAHTVGTWKFKHQFGAPADPRYQKGMAQFLAAGRSGEGLYQEFPKLHSRLKAEFEAEYEQAQVLDLQSQESGVGVSFQKWFMEFKAPDIFHSKRDYYVSRWQASQTSEEASQATDDKPDATSSLTQPTDFESRRDERIRQRIWADVNADPVLLAQLRSEWAQAISIQRWTVFRESDAYQTEFQQFYETQFADPSNNIPIDYTYFDALATAYPKGKQAFLQVVDQHQQTAKESPEHQRFDFESATKLDLGQQWWATSPMADWVREHATEDGPRILEAGVKRMDQALGHVLRIPVQIGTALLLAVFMLLEWEGVKTGVANIRNTRLRSVFDEIAPGVTALGKLIGKTFQGQVTIAVVNAFLTLIALWIIGVEYKFILGLVVFLLSFIPVVGVILSGIPLCGVAILQPGGSLLMAAQVIAAIALIHLIEGMILSPRIIGKIGHLHPVLVIAILLIAEHFFGMWGLVLGVPVAIYLIRVVLLDSPIPGIYEPDRKRQ, from the coding sequence ATGATCGCCCGTCGCTTTGCACCGCAGCGCCTCCCTAGCCGCAGACTTGATTTACTACTCACGTTGTCCATCTTCCTGTGTCTGTGCTTGTCACTCTGTGGACTCGGCTGGTTCTTTTTGCCTCCGCTGATTCACGAAGGCAAGAGCCTGGTGGTGCAGATGAAAGACACCACGGCCGCCGAAGTGCAAAACACGCTGTTGGCCCATACCGTTGGGACGTGGAAATTCAAGCATCAGTTTGGCGCTCCCGCGGACCCACGCTACCAAAAAGGGATGGCCCAGTTTCTCGCAGCTGGCCGCAGCGGCGAGGGGTTGTACCAGGAGTTCCCCAAACTCCACTCAAGACTCAAAGCCGAATTTGAAGCCGAATACGAACAAGCTCAAGTGCTTGACCTACAGTCGCAAGAGAGCGGTGTGGGTGTGTCGTTTCAGAAGTGGTTCATGGAGTTCAAAGCACCCGACATCTTCCATTCAAAACGCGACTACTACGTTTCTCGCTGGCAAGCAAGCCAAACGTCAGAAGAGGCAAGTCAGGCGACAGACGACAAACCGGATGCAACATCAAGCCTAACCCAGCCGACCGATTTTGAATCTCGCCGCGATGAACGTATCCGGCAGCGAATATGGGCCGATGTCAACGCCGACCCTGTGCTATTGGCCCAACTCAGGAGCGAGTGGGCGCAAGCGATTTCGATCCAGAGATGGACAGTATTCCGCGAATCGGATGCATATCAAACCGAGTTCCAACAGTTTTATGAGACTCAGTTTGCGGACCCTTCCAATAACATACCGATCGACTACACCTATTTTGACGCCTTGGCCACAGCCTACCCCAAAGGGAAGCAGGCCTTTTTGCAAGTGGTGGATCAGCATCAACAGACAGCAAAAGAATCGCCTGAGCACCAACGGTTCGATTTTGAATCGGCAACAAAACTGGATTTGGGGCAGCAGTGGTGGGCCACCAGTCCGATGGCTGACTGGGTGCGTGAACATGCAACCGAAGATGGCCCCAGAATTCTCGAAGCAGGCGTCAAGCGAATGGACCAAGCGCTCGGCCACGTGTTAAGAATCCCGGTCCAGATTGGTACCGCACTGCTGTTGGCAGTTTTCATGTTACTGGAATGGGAGGGAGTGAAGACCGGCGTCGCTAATATTCGCAACACCCGACTACGATCGGTCTTCGATGAAATTGCGCCGGGGGTCACCGCGCTGGGTAAGCTGATCGGCAAGACCTTCCAGGGCCAAGTCACCATTGCCGTAGTCAATGCCTTTCTGACGCTGATTGCGCTGTGGATAATCGGTGTAGAGTACAAGTTCATCCTGGGGTTGGTCGTGTTCTTGCTTAGTTTCATTCCCGTGGTTGGAGTGATTCTGTCGGGCATTCCACTGTGTGGAGTGGCCATCCTGCAACCAGGCGGATCGCTGTTGATGGCGGCTCAGGTGATCGCGGCGATTGCATTGATCCATTTGATCGAGGGGATGATCTTGTCGCCACGGATCATCGGCAAGATCGGACATTTGCATCCGGTGCTAGTGATCGCCATCCTGTTGATCGCGGAACACTTCTTCGGAATGTGGGGGCTGGTTCTAGGCGTCCCGGTCGCC
- the trpD gene encoding anthranilate phosphoribosyltransferase has product MSIQIDEAIATAQAGNDLSADDVQALLGTMLLGQANDQRIGELLLALRAKGESVSELVGAARAMRQHMTPIKSQGGVLLDTCGTGGDGSGTFNISTAAAIVTAATGIRVAKHGNRAITSNSGSADVLSALGVKIDTDRDVVERCLEQAGICFCFAPRLHPAMRHVGSIRRQLEVPTLFNLLGPLCNPAAATHQVLGTGQASTQRKLAEALHQLGTEHAVVVRGHDGLDEVTLNGLTSVIEVTGEGCRETEWSPASFGLDPSGPETMLADGPDQSAAIIRAVLDGQPGPARDIVIANAAASIWLCDADDNLITAAQRAADAIDSGQARRTLETLSEITTSAQ; this is encoded by the coding sequence ATGAGCATCCAGATTGACGAAGCAATCGCCACCGCGCAGGCTGGCAACGATTTGTCCGCGGACGATGTGCAGGCATTGCTCGGCACGATGTTGTTAGGGCAGGCCAATGATCAACGGATTGGCGAACTGTTATTGGCGCTGCGTGCCAAAGGAGAATCGGTCAGTGAACTGGTTGGCGCGGCGCGCGCAATGCGTCAACACATGACTCCCATCAAGTCCCAAGGCGGCGTCCTGTTGGACACCTGTGGCACCGGTGGCGACGGATCGGGAACGTTTAACATCAGCACCGCCGCGGCAATCGTAACAGCGGCAACAGGCATTCGCGTCGCCAAGCATGGCAACCGAGCGATCACCAGCAACAGCGGTTCGGCCGATGTGCTTTCCGCGTTGGGAGTCAAAATTGACACCGATCGCGATGTGGTGGAGCGATGCCTGGAACAGGCAGGGATCTGTTTTTGCTTCGCCCCTCGGTTGCATCCGGCGATGCGGCACGTGGGTTCGATCCGGCGTCAATTGGAAGTGCCGACGCTGTTCAATTTGCTTGGCCCGCTCTGCAATCCTGCCGCGGCAACGCACCAAGTGCTGGGCACCGGCCAAGCATCGACACAGCGGAAACTGGCCGAAGCACTGCATCAACTGGGAACCGAACACGCGGTTGTTGTTCGTGGACACGACGGACTCGACGAAGTGACCTTAAACGGCCTCACCTCGGTGATCGAAGTGACGGGCGAAGGCTGTCGCGAAACCGAATGGTCTCCCGCCAGCTTTGGGCTCGATCCATCGGGCCCGGAAACGATGCTGGCCGACGGTCCCGACCAGAGCGCCGCGATCATTCGCGCGGTACTCGATGGCCAACCTGGACCGGCACGCGATATTGTGATTGCCAATGCCGCCGCATCGATCTGGCTGTGCGATGCGGATGACAACCTGATCACAGCGGCTCAACGAGCCGCGGATGCGATCGATTCGGGGCAAGCGCGACGCACCCTCGAAACACTATCTGAGATCACAACCTCGGCCCAGTAA
- a CDS encoding nucleoside hydrolase, which produces MIIDCDPGIDDAIALTMALFDPRLEVLAVTATAGTVDADQATTNVQGLIQQLDPPKYPRIGIASPCEGASVINDIVLHGADGLAGCNYQPSDRQHRHLSEKIISELLRQHPNQVSLICLGPLTNVARAFQREPGLESLVDRLVISGGAVACPGNISPVAEMNMYFDPVAARSVIESATTKSLLPLDVTDQVEFSIELIENLPSKQTRAGQLLHQLLLCAFRSYVQNLGRETIPLYDPVALLGFLEPELFTWEDMAVDVETRGELTRGQTVSDRRQHREWSFNAEVARTIDATAAVNQVVRGLRFAGQCT; this is translated from the coding sequence GTGATAATTGACTGTGATCCCGGAATCGACGACGCGATCGCACTCACAATGGCGTTGTTTGACCCGCGGCTGGAAGTCTTGGCGGTTACGGCGACGGCTGGAACCGTTGATGCGGACCAGGCAACAACCAATGTCCAGGGGCTGATCCAACAGCTCGATCCGCCGAAATATCCCCGGATCGGGATTGCTTCGCCATGCGAAGGGGCTTCGGTGATCAACGACATCGTGCTGCATGGTGCTGATGGTTTGGCGGGCTGCAACTACCAGCCCAGTGATCGCCAGCATCGGCATCTGAGCGAAAAAATTATTTCCGAACTGCTGCGTCAGCATCCCAATCAAGTCTCGCTGATCTGCCTGGGGCCGCTAACCAATGTCGCCCGTGCGTTCCAACGTGAACCGGGACTCGAATCGCTGGTCGATCGGTTGGTGATCAGTGGTGGCGCGGTCGCTTGTCCAGGCAACATTTCCCCCGTTGCCGAAATGAACATGTACTTCGATCCGGTGGCGGCTCGCAGCGTGATCGAATCGGCGACGACCAAGAGTCTCTTGCCGTTGGACGTTACCGATCAGGTTGAATTCTCGATCGAACTGATCGAAAACCTGCCGTCGAAACAGACGCGCGCGGGGCAGTTGTTGCACCAATTGCTGCTGTGCGCATTCCGAAGCTACGTCCAAAACTTGGGCCGCGAAACGATTCCGTTGTACGATCCGGTGGCACTGCTAGGGTTTTTGGAGCCGGAGCTGTTCACGTGGGAAGATATGGCCGTTGACGTCGAAACTCGCGGCGAATTGACCCGCGGTCAAACGGTTAGCGATCGGCGACAGCATCGCGAGTGGTCGTTTAACGCCGAAGTCGCGCGAACGATCGACGCAACCGCCGCAGTCAATCAGGTCGTCCGCGGCCTGCGCTTCGCGGGGCAATGCACGTAA
- a CDS encoding SGNH/GDSL hydrolase family protein, producing the protein MSLRNIALSVFCVLLFGLDAAADQPQTPTLEPVASVGVAIPAPPFDDGERVCFLGDSITAGGYVQTLIADYYLTRFPERTIHFFNAGRSGDTASGSLSRLKEDVIDKRPTSVVIMFGMNDVSRGSYTANPTDAQKVRQQQALDRYKAKMKEVVARLRDEANNPKLYFMTPSPFDQTVVLDRDNNQPGCNDGLGRCAEIVRQLALENNAPVIDLHGPMTAINLQQQKRDPTWTIVGPDRVHPGSPGRLMMAWLLLKAQGVPATISRTTIDAAAGAVTESVNADVTSVERSETGVKFVSREEALPFPINAGPMELLDLLPIGDDLAQQILSVTGLSKGTYELRIDGAAAGQYKAEELGGGINLAFNKATPQYKQAQRVAEWNSQRRSAEASACSLLNTRRWMQSYYKVDVDDPQAVQAHYDHFEDKKQYSAVMARKYLEDWPKYSEFRKRAAELQQTAETSRESVPHTFELVRISG; encoded by the coding sequence GTGAGTCTTCGAAACATCGCCCTGTCTGTATTTTGCGTTCTCTTGTTCGGCCTCGATGCCGCTGCCGATCAGCCCCAAACCCCAACGCTAGAGCCGGTCGCGTCGGTTGGCGTGGCAATCCCGGCGCCCCCGTTTGACGACGGGGAACGCGTCTGCTTCCTAGGGGACAGTATTACGGCGGGCGGATACGTTCAAACCCTGATCGCCGACTATTACCTGACGCGATTCCCTGAGAGGACGATTCACTTCTTCAACGCCGGTCGTTCGGGCGACACCGCCAGCGGTTCGCTCTCGCGACTCAAGGAGGATGTCATCGACAAGCGGCCGACCTCCGTTGTGATCATGTTCGGCATGAACGATGTCAGTCGCGGCTCTTACACGGCGAACCCGACCGACGCGCAGAAGGTCCGGCAACAGCAGGCATTGGACCGCTACAAAGCGAAGATGAAAGAAGTCGTGGCGCGGCTCCGCGATGAGGCGAACAACCCCAAGCTCTACTTCATGACCCCGTCCCCCTTTGATCAAACGGTGGTGCTGGATCGCGACAACAATCAGCCCGGCTGCAATGACGGCTTGGGGCGATGCGCCGAGATCGTTCGCCAACTGGCACTCGAGAACAACGCCCCGGTGATCGATCTGCACGGCCCGATGACGGCGATTAATCTCCAACAGCAAAAGCGCGATCCGACCTGGACGATCGTCGGCCCCGACCGCGTCCATCCCGGATCGCCTGGGCGATTGATGATGGCGTGGTTGCTCCTGAAAGCCCAGGGTGTTCCCGCGACCATCTCCAGGACGACGATCGACGCGGCGGCAGGCGCGGTCACCGAGAGCGTTAACGCGGACGTCACGTCGGTGGAGCGAAGCGAGACGGGTGTGAAGTTTGTGTCGCGCGAGGAGGCGTTGCCGTTTCCGATCAACGCGGGACCGATGGAGCTGTTGGACTTGCTGCCGATCGGCGACGATCTAGCTCAACAAATCCTGAGCGTGACTGGCCTATCCAAAGGAACTTATGAGTTGCGGATCGATGGCGCTGCGGCGGGGCAATACAAAGCGGAGGAGCTTGGCGGTGGGATCAATCTGGCGTTCAACAAGGCGACGCCTCAGTACAAGCAAGCTCAGCGCGTTGCCGAGTGGAATTCGCAGCGGCGCAGCGCCGAAGCGTCCGCTTGCAGTCTGTTGAATACGCGCCGCTGGATGCAGAGCTACTACAAAGTGGATGTCGATGACCCGCAAGCGGTTCAAGCTCACTACGATCATTTCGAAGATAAGAAGCAGTATTCGGCGGTGATGGCCAGGAAGTACCTAGAGGACTGGCCGAAATACAGCGAGTTCCGCAAGCGAGCTGCCGAGCTTCAGCAGACGGCCGAAACGAGTCGCGAGTCCGTGCCTCACACCTTTGAATTGGTGCGAATTTCAGGCTAA
- a CDS encoding TRIC cation channel family protein, protein MIGDVICNRVPSLFRPSPMFATCSFVGSWIFLLLDAWPATRSYASTVGIVVVVAFRLAALRFKWRLPHVGEGVADDLPNNDAA, encoded by the coding sequence GTGATCGGAGACGTGATTTGCAATCGTGTGCCCAGCCTGTTTCGGCCTTCTCCGATGTTTGCCACCTGTTCGTTTGTTGGCTCGTGGATCTTTCTGTTGCTCGATGCCTGGCCGGCCACTCGCAGCTATGCTTCCACGGTTGGAATCGTCGTGGTTGTCGCATTTCGGCTCGCGGCGCTTCGTTTCAAGTGGCGCCTCCCGCATGTTGGGGAAGGCGTGGCGGACGACCTGCCCAACAACGATGCAGCTTGA
- a CDS encoding trimeric intracellular cation channel family protein, producing MLQPIEFAAVVASAVYGVLLARRHDMDFVGVFSLAFIVAFGGGTLRDLFLDRHPLFWIQEDHYPVVVFAIALAAYGVRRIPDRTESILSIPDALGLGLFSIAGASAAIEAGTSYFIASLLGAVTGTFLGA from the coding sequence ATGCTTCAACCAATCGAGTTTGCTGCGGTCGTAGCCAGCGCGGTTTATGGAGTGCTGCTGGCCCGGCGGCACGACATGGATTTTGTTGGCGTCTTTAGCCTTGCCTTCATCGTCGCCTTCGGTGGCGGAACGCTCCGCGACTTGTTCCTCGACCGGCATCCGCTGTTCTGGATTCAAGAGGACCACTATCCGGTCGTCGTCTTCGCTATCGCATTGGCCGCCTACGGCGTCCGGCGAATCCCCGACCGAACGGAGTCGATCCTGAGCATTCCCGATGCGCTCGGCTTGGGGCTGTTTAGCATTGCCGGTGCCAGTGCAGCCATCGAAGCGGGGACCTCTTATTTCATTGCGTCTTTGCTAGGAGCGGTGACGGGCACCTTTTTGGGGGCGTGA